In the genome of Streptomyces pactum, one region contains:
- the dnaG gene encoding DNA primase, whose translation MAGRINDDDVRAVRDAVPIDAVVSEYLQLRNAGGGNLKGLCPFHDEKSPSFHVSPSKGLFYCFGCQEGGDTVDFVMKVDHLSFAETIERLASQAGITLRYEQGSATPGRQQGDRTRYVEAHKAAARFYAEQLDGPEAEIGRRFLAERGFDQAAAQHFGVGYSPAGWDHLVRYLRGRGFTDKELIVSGLAQESRRNPIDRFRGRLMWPIRDISGEVVGFGARKLRDDDNGPKYLNTPETPIYKKSQVLYGIDLAKKDIAKSGRAVVVEGYTDVMACHLAGVTTAIATCGTAFGGDHVKILRRLLMDNSRARVIFTFDGDAAGQRAALRAFEDDQKFAAQTSIAVSPGGMDPCDLRLDQGDEAVAKLIETSTPLFEFALRSVVGDHEVGTPEGQAAALEQAAPIVAQIKDPAIRHGYAVALAGMLGILDTQFVVHRVATLARRARERGAAPGRRGADGRPRTAAPGRPSAPATAPAPAGPRGPALHLRSPAHRVERELLKLALQRPDLVSPAFDAYGVDEFTAPPYAAVRRAIEDAGGAAAADRDYLARVRDAAPDDTVRAMVTELAVEPLHTRRDPDEAYAGVQLVGVRLAAVNQRIAEVHGTLHRLGRNADPQQLAAVQNELWVLEQYGQSLRERGAAAL comes from the coding sequence GTGGCAGGCAGGATCAACGATGACGACGTGCGGGCGGTCCGGGACGCGGTCCCGATCGACGCCGTCGTGTCCGAGTACCTCCAGCTCCGCAACGCCGGCGGCGGCAACCTGAAGGGCCTGTGCCCGTTCCACGACGAGAAGTCCCCCTCCTTCCACGTGAGCCCGAGCAAGGGACTCTTCTACTGCTTCGGCTGCCAGGAGGGCGGCGACACCGTCGATTTCGTGATGAAGGTCGACCACCTGTCGTTCGCCGAGACGATCGAACGGCTCGCCTCCCAGGCCGGCATCACCCTCCGCTACGAGCAGGGCAGCGCCACCCCCGGCCGCCAGCAGGGGGACCGCACCCGCTACGTCGAGGCGCACAAGGCCGCGGCCCGGTTCTACGCCGAGCAGCTGGACGGCCCGGAGGCCGAGATCGGCCGCCGCTTCCTCGCCGAGCGCGGGTTCGACCAGGCCGCCGCCCAGCACTTCGGCGTCGGGTACAGCCCGGCCGGCTGGGACCACCTCGTCCGGTACCTGCGCGGACGCGGCTTCACCGACAAGGAGCTGATCGTCTCCGGCCTGGCCCAGGAGAGCCGCCGCAACCCGATCGACCGGTTCCGGGGCCGTCTGATGTGGCCGATCCGGGACATCTCCGGGGAGGTCGTCGGCTTCGGCGCCCGCAAGCTGCGCGACGACGACAACGGCCCCAAGTACCTCAACACCCCCGAGACCCCGATCTACAAGAAGTCCCAGGTCCTGTACGGGATCGACCTGGCGAAGAAGGACATCGCCAAGTCCGGCCGGGCGGTCGTCGTCGAGGGCTACACGGACGTCATGGCCTGCCACCTCGCCGGGGTCACCACCGCCATCGCCACCTGCGGCACCGCCTTCGGCGGGGACCACGTCAAGATTCTCCGGCGGCTGCTGATGGACAACTCACGGGCCCGGGTGATCTTCACCTTCGACGGCGACGCGGCCGGGCAGCGCGCCGCGCTGCGCGCCTTCGAGGACGACCAGAAGTTCGCCGCGCAGACCTCCATCGCGGTCAGCCCCGGCGGCATGGACCCGTGCGACCTCCGGCTCGACCAGGGCGACGAGGCCGTGGCCAAGCTGATCGAGACCAGCACCCCGCTGTTCGAGTTCGCCCTGCGGTCGGTGGTCGGCGACCACGAGGTCGGCACCCCGGAGGGCCAGGCGGCGGCGCTGGAACAGGCCGCGCCGATCGTCGCGCAGATCAAGGACCCCGCCATCCGCCACGGGTACGCGGTGGCGCTCGCCGGCATGCTGGGCATCCTCGACACCCAGTTCGTGGTGCACCGGGTCGCCACGCTCGCCCGCCGGGCGCGTGAGCGCGGCGCCGCCCCCGGCCGGCGGGGCGCCGACGGCCGGCCCCGTACCGCCGCCCCCGGCCGTCCGTCCGCCCCGGCCACCGCACCGGCGCCGGCCGGCCCCCGCGGGCCCGCGCTCCACCTGCGCAGCCCCGCCCACCGGGTCGAGCGGGAGCTGCTCAAGCTCGCCCTCCAGCGCCCCGACCTGGTCTCCCCGGCCTTCGACGCGTACGGGGTGGACGAGTTCACCGCCCCGCCGTACGCCGCGGTGCGCCGCGCCATCGAGGACGCCGGCGGGGCCGCGGCGGCCGACCGGGACTACCTCGCCCGGGTCCGGGACGCCGCCCCCGACGACACGGTGCGCGCCATGGTCACCGAGCTGGCCGTGGAGCCGCTGCACACCCGCCGCGACCCCGACGAGGCGTACGCCGGTGTGCAGCTGGTGGGGGTCCGGCTGGCCGCGGTCAACCAGCGCATCGCCGAGGTCCACGGCACCCTGCACCGGCTCGGCCGGAACGCCGATCCGCAGCAACTGGCCGCCGTGCAGAACGAGTTGTGGGTGCTGGAGCAGTACGGGCAGTCGCTGCGCGAGCGGGGCGCGGCGGCGCTCTGA
- a CDS encoding NAD(P)/FAD-dependent oxidoreductase produces the protein MVDAHRTFVIVGGGLAGAKAAETLRAERFTGRVILICDERDHPYERPALSKGFLTGDGDRGSLFVHEPAWYARAHIELHLGQPAVRLDRAAKAVILGDGTRIHYDRLLLATGAEPRRLDIPGTDLAGVHHLRRLAHAERLRGVLATLGRENGQLVIAGAGWIGLEVAAAARGYGAEVTVVEPEPTPLHGVLGPEIGALFTEIHRDHGVRFHFGARLTEIVGQDGLVLAARTSDGEEHPAHDVLAAIGAAPRTALAEAAGLETADPRHGGGVVVDAALRTSDPDIFAAGDVAAADHPMLDTRLRVEHWANALNGGPAAARAMLGQDVSYDRVPYFFSDQYDVGMEYSGYAPPGSYDEVICRGDVGKREFIAFWTRDGRVLAGMNVNVWEVTGSIQRLIRSGARPDPAVEFTRGRQDQR, from the coding sequence GTGGTGGACGCACACCGGACATTCGTCATCGTCGGAGGAGGCCTGGCCGGAGCCAAGGCGGCCGAAACCCTCCGGGCGGAGCGCTTCACCGGCCGGGTGATACTCATCTGTGACGAACGCGACCACCCCTACGAGCGTCCCGCCCTGTCGAAAGGGTTCCTGACCGGCGACGGCGACCGCGGCAGCCTCTTCGTCCACGAGCCCGCCTGGTACGCCCGGGCGCACATCGAGCTCCACCTCGGCCAGCCCGCGGTCCGGCTGGACCGCGCCGCCAAGGCGGTCATCCTCGGCGACGGCACCCGCATCCACTACGACCGGCTGCTCCTCGCCACCGGCGCCGAACCCCGGCGGCTGGACATCCCCGGCACCGACCTGGCCGGCGTCCACCACCTGCGCCGGCTGGCCCACGCCGAGCGGCTGCGCGGGGTGCTCGCCACACTGGGCCGGGAGAACGGCCAGCTGGTGATCGCCGGGGCCGGGTGGATCGGCCTGGAGGTGGCCGCCGCGGCCCGCGGCTACGGCGCCGAGGTCACCGTCGTCGAGCCGGAGCCCACCCCGCTGCACGGCGTCCTCGGCCCCGAGATCGGCGCCCTGTTCACCGAGATCCACCGGGACCACGGCGTCCGCTTCCACTTCGGCGCCCGGCTCACCGAGATCGTCGGGCAGGACGGCCTGGTGCTCGCCGCCCGTACCTCCGACGGCGAGGAGCACCCGGCGCACGACGTGCTCGCCGCCATCGGCGCCGCGCCGCGCACCGCGCTCGCCGAGGCCGCCGGGCTGGAGACCGCCGACCCCCGGCACGGCGGCGGCGTCGTGGTGGACGCCGCCCTGCGCACCTCGGACCCGGACATCTTCGCCGCCGGTGACGTGGCCGCCGCCGACCACCCGATGCTCGACACCCGGCTGCGCGTCGAGCACTGGGCGAACGCCCTCAACGGCGGTCCGGCGGCGGCCCGCGCCATGCTCGGCCAGGACGTCAGCTACGACCGGGTGCCCTACTTCTTCTCCGACCAGTACGACGTGGGCATGGAGTACTCCGGCTACGCCCCGCCCGGCAGCTACGACGAGGTGATCTGCCGCGGTGACGTGGGCAAGCGCGAGTTCATCGCGTTCTGGACCCGCGACGGACGGGTGCTGGCCGGCATGAACGTCAATGTGTGGGAGGTCACCGGGTCCATCCAGCGGCTCATCCGCTCCGGCGCCCGCCCGGACCCGGCCGTAGAATTCACCCGTGGCAGGCAGGATCAACGATGA